In Pseudomonadota bacterium, the sequence GTTGAGATGAGTTATTGTATCATATGAAGGCATAAAATGCCAGTTTATTGTATACTATTGTGGACATTGTAGCAAAATAGTTGGACTACCCTCGCAAAGGTTAAGGGGATTTGGGCAACAGGCCGTTTATTCTTGACATTGGGGATCTGGGTACGTCCATAAATAAGTAAATATCTTTCCCCAGCCAAGAAGAGATTCTATCGAACCGATTGATCCCCGTCATACCCGCCCTATTTTTTCTATTGTCCTGCAATCTCAGTATGTTGTCAAGGAGGTTTTTGGTATCATACAATCGGAAGCAGTGTGTTAGCCGTTAACAGCATTTGTCAGTATAGTCAACGCGGCGCCCACAATGCGCGGGCTTTTCCGACAAGTTATTGGAAAATGCCTGATATAAAGGCCCTGTGGTTCCTGCTATTTTAAAGAAAATCTCTTTTTCATTAATAGAAATTTCGTGTAATCGTCCCATAGATAAGGATTGGTGAGAGTTGTTCTGTTTATTTGAGCACCGTATTTCCTGAACTCCTTCTTTTTTGTGTTTTTAAAATAGTCTGAAGCCCAACGTATCGTTACTGCAAATGTAGAGACCTCTTCACCTGTTTGGAACATAAGCGTAGCAACATCACCGACTTCCATAGTATTATTTCTACTTTTTGGGAATTCATATAAAAGACCGGTCTTACTGATATTTAATATTTTTACCTTTTCCTTAAAGTCCGAATTCTTGATAAAAAACCGGCTATACTTTTCTTCTTTTACATCACAACGTAAATCAATCCTGTTTTCCTTCATATTCCGGTCTCCTTTTCAGAATTTATGATGGTTGCTCTATTGGCTATATACTTTATATTTTATCGCATAATAGATGAAAATATTAACAGCAAGTATTACGCGTTCAGGTAAAGAATTGGAGCATGTTCTGTAAAAACCTGCCCACCTTTATTTTGAATGGATTATACGCCGATAATTGACAGCCAAATCATATGGACTACCTATTGATTATACTCAAAACTCATAAACCCGACATGGGCAAAATTTCTATATGTTCCATTTATGGCCGGAAGGTATGATCTTTCATTGTTAAAGAGGGTAGTCTGATAACCTATGCTTGCCTTAAATGAGTTCTTCCGACATGTTGCTCCAAGAGTATATATATGTCTTTTGCTGTCGGGAAGTTCAGGACCAAGTGTTTTTCTTGGTATAGGGCTCTTATCAAACATATAACCACCCCGTATTTCAAAATATTTGTTTAACCGGTAGTTTGCGCCAAAAGCAATGCTTGGAGTATTACGCCAACCTTTGTAATAGAAAGTATTTGTTGAACCATTGTCCGACGATACACGATAACTGCTCATGGAAGACCATCCGCTATAAAGCACATCTCCTTCCAGCACAAGCGCCCCGATTTGTTTCGACAGACCAGCAGCAGCTACAAAAGGCAGAGTAAATGTGGCAGCAGCCCTTGTTGACGAGGAAGATAATGGAGAAGGAAGATAAAAATATGCCCCTCCTTTGTATTTTATATGCAAAAACAGAGTTAAATAAGTAGTTTTTATTTCAGCAAAAGTGCTTATGTATCTTCCCGACCAATCTTTCGGCCACTCCGTTGATAAGCCGAATAAGGAAAAGATCCCGATTCCAAAGGAAACATAGTCTTTTGTATATTTAATGTATAGACGGTATATGATGCGTAGAAGTTTTTGCTTAAGTCTTTTTCCCGGTTGACGGGTCTTCGTATCGGGTATTCGGGGAAATCATTGTACTGTTTACAGAAGCACCGAAGCCTTTTTGATGGACAAGCAAGGCAGGGTTGTAAAATATCGCAGACGGATTATCAACGGAGATGCCTGCCATCCCCATACCATTTACTTTCGCATCCTGGTTATAAATGATAAATGCAGCCCCGAGTACATTTAGAGGCAAAAACATTATAGGCAAAAAAAGAAGATATTTTTTCACTTTTTATAGTCTTTATTTAATAAATCTAATTAGCATTACAGCTTGAAAAAAACAATATTTAATATTTTTGTAGCCATTTAGAAAAATATTTAATAAAATAACCCTTGAGGTTTTGATGATATATACAATAACACTCAATCCATATCTTGACAAAACGATAGATATTGAAGAACTTGTATACGACGATGTAAACGAAATCGTAGAGGAGAAAAAACATGCCGGCGGGAAAGGCATAGATGTTTCACGGGTCATCAAAGAACTCGGCGGTCAGAGCATTGTCCTTGGATTAATCGGCGGATACAGCGGACTGGAGCTTGAAAGCAGACTCATAAACGAAGGAATAATCTGCGATTTTACACGCATTAATAACGAGACAAAAACAAATACCACAGTTTATCAGAAGAATAAAAAAATACAGACCTTGCTGAGTTCTTCAGACCCGGATGTAAGTTCTCTCGAGATCATAACCTTCTTTAATAAAATAAAGGAAATTCCAAGGGGCAGTCTTGTAGTGATCATTGGAAATGCACCAAGGTTTGTTAGTGATAATTTTTACGCACAGCTTATAATAACTCTAAAAGAAAAAGATATAAAAGTAATCCTTGATACTGATCACGGAGCATTAAAAAATGGTATAAGTGCAGAACCTTTTTTAATAAAGCCGAACATTCATGAGTTCGGCAGGCTTACCGAAAATAATATATCAAGTGTTGAAGAAATAATTGAGTATGCAAAACCTTATAAAAATGTTGTAGAATATATAGCAGTTTCGATGGGTGCTATGGGGGTGCTTGGTATTTCAAATAATGTGGTATATCACGTCATTCCACCTAAAATAAAGGTAGGAAGCTCCATTGGTGCAGGTGATTCGCTTGTCGGAGGCCTTGTTTTTTCGCTCAGTGAGGGTAAAAGTTTTAAGGAGGCCCTTGTTTTGGGTGTTGCAAGCGGTACAGCTGCCACCCTTAATCAAGGAAGAGAGTTGTGTAAGAAAGAGGATATTGATACAATAAAAAAAGATGTAAAGATTAAAATTATTTAATTTACTTATCTTTTTAATGATGTGTATTATATATTACATAATGAAAGGAGGTGAAAGTACATGAAAAAGCTTGTGATATTATTCATAGCTATTGCCTTTTTTACCAGTTTTACTTTGGTAAGCTGTGGTCCATCAGCAGAGCCACCAAAGCCAGCGCCTAAAGAAGAAGCAAAACCGGCAGCACCAGCGCCAGCACCGGAAAAAGCTCCAGCACCAGCGCCAGCACCGGAAAAAGCTCCAGCACCAGCGCCAGAGAAAAAGTAGTTTTTCACTTTATCAGGGTATATCCATTCGTGGGTATACCCTAAACCAATGAAGAAAGAGGTGAACCATGAAAGCAAAATCATTTGGACTTATTTTATTTGTTATTTTAGCTTCACTGTCATTAGGCGGGTGCGGATGCTTTATGCAGCAAATTAAAGGGGAAACTCCTCCTCCTCAGGCTCCGGGAGCAAAAGTTGTTGCGCCTGAAGTAAAACCGGTAATACCTGTTGAAACACCGCAGCCGGAGGCGGCTCCTGCAATAGCAATGAAAGATGTGAATTTCGATTTTGATAAATACAATATAAGACCAGGAGATGCCGAGATATTGAAACAGAATGCGGACTGGTTTAAGGCTATCCCAGGCAAAAAAGTCAGAGTCGAAGGTTATTGCGATGAAAAAGGCACAATAGAATATAACCTTGTCCTTGGTCAAAAGAGGGCTGACTCCGCAAAATCATATCTCGTAAATCTCGGGGTTGATGCAAATCTTATAGAGACAGTAAGCTATGGGAAAGAAAAACCACTTGATCCGGGACACAACGAAGCAGCATGGGCAAAAAACAGAAGAGCTCAGTTTTTACCGCTTAAGTAAGGTGATGCGAAAAAGGGAGGGCACTTTGACTACCCTCCCTTTTATCCATACTGTTGAAGAATTATCAAAACATCTATGCTTAGATAAAAAAACAAAAGAAGAAATAGAAAAGGTTTCCATATCTCATCCCTTTAGAATACCAAAATTTTATTTAGACCTTATGGAAAAAGACAATCCTCTTTGCCCCATAAGGAAACAATCCGTGCCTTCAAAAGAAGAGCTAACCGGCAACGGAGATACTGATCCTCTCAACGAAAAAAAAATATCCTTAACACCCTCATTTTTTAAAAGGTATCAGAATAGGGGCGTTTTTTTAGCAAGTTCGGACTGTGCTATGTATTGCAGATTCTGCAACAGAAGAAGGCTTATCGGTAAAAAATGGGACGCCAGGTTGCACTGGGAGGAAACATTTCAATATTTAGAAAGGGATAGAGAAACACATGAGGTTATCATTTCTGGAGGAGATCCTTTTATGCTCTCATCTGATGAACTGGATTACATTTTATCAAGATTGAGGTCTATACGGAGTATAAAAAATACCAGAATAAGCACAAGGATGCCCGTTGTATATCCTGAGGGTTTGAAACAGGGTCACTTTGATGCTTTAAAAAAGAGTTCGCCTCTATGGATTGTGATTCATATAAATCATCCTCGTGAAGTCTCAACTGATTTTATTGAAACCGTAAACAGATTAAGGGATGCCGGCAATATCATTATAAGCCAGACCGTGCTTTTAAGGGGCGTAAACGACTGTCCGCACGTTCTTGCCAGATTGTTTGAAAATCTTGTCTACTGTGGTGTCAAACCCTATTATCTTTTTCAGCTTGATGAAGTCAGAGGCGCCGGACATTTTAAGGTAAAATTAAAAAAAGGTGTTGAGATAATGAGATATTTAAGGGCTAACAACTCTGGTCTCGCAATACCGCAATATGCGCTGGACATTACCGGAGGCCTCGGCAAGGTTTCGGTGGATTACAAATATATCAAGAAAAGACGGGGCAATAAGGTTATTGTTGAAGGTTTGTCCGGCAAAACAGGTATTTACAATGATGATGCTAAACAGAGTATTTGCTCAAAATGTAATATCTGCAAACAAGGTTTGCCCTGAAATTAGAAGTCTTTGCCCGTAAATGTGTTACCGGTAATGCATTTACGGTTTATTTGGCATTCTGAATATTGCAATTATGTAATACACGGCAGAATATATGCTGAAAAAAAGTGAAGCATATAAGATTATCAACCCGAGCAGGTGTATTATATGGTCAAGCTTGTAGATCGAACTGTAAAAAAGTATGCAGGTAATCCCGATGATTTGCAGGGCAGTCTTCAGCTTGCCGGAAAAAGATGGATAGATAGCAATGCCTTCTGTTGCATAAAAAGATCTGAGGCCGTTTATCAGAAATTCTCTTCCGACAAGGATTAGCGTAATCCAAAGAGGCACGAGCCTGTAGTATGAAAGTGTGATAAGGACCGAGGTAACAAGAATCTTATCGGCAATCGGATCAAGATATAGCCCCAGCTTTGTTTTCATGGACATTTTTCGAGCTATGTACCCATCAAGACCATCCGTTATGCCTGCAATAATAAACAAAAGGCACGCCGCAAAGATCAGCTCTTCTTCTTCTGTAGATATAAAAATAATGATGAGTGGTACAAAAAGTATTCTTATTATGCTGAGTCTATTGGGAAGCGTCCAGAGGGATGCTTTTTCATCTTTAGCCTTCATCTGGCTTCTTTAATTTACCGTAGTATTGTTTCACTTTTTTTATGAATGTCCTGGTTTCCTCAATCGGGGGAACTTTCATATTATGCTCTATAACTCTATTCGGGCCTGCATTATATGCGGCAAGCATCAATTCAAGATCTCCATCAAAGATGCTGTCTAACAATTTCAAATATTTTGTTCCTCCTTGAATATTGTCGTCAGGGTTAAAGGGGTCGTCCACCTTCATTAGTTTTGCCGTATCGGGCATGAGTTGCATTAGCCCTTGCGCCCCTTTATTGGATAATGCAAAGGGGTTAAAGTTGGATTCGGCCTTCATAACAGCCTTTATGAGTGAAGGGTCCATCCCGTGGAGCTTTGAATGATACATAATAATCTTATCGTAGTTGCTATTATCTATACTCTTGGTCAGCATGGAAGTGTTTTTTTCGGATATTACGACATGGTATTTTGTGCCGACAGGGACAATATTTGTAAAATGATAAACACCACGCTCGTCAGTATAACCATAAATGCCTGCATATCCACATATCGGGACAAGGCAAATGATGATCAATGCTATCGCTTTTAAATTCATTGACTTATTTTCGTAAACTTTTTCAAGCTTGTCAAGCATTTTGAGCTATAATACAAAACTTAACCATTGAAATCAGGGCTCCACGGCAATGCACAAAAAAGATTTTTTCATCGTCCATACCTTTGAAATGTGGCTTATAGACACCCCCCAGGTCAATATATTCAACAGTTTTATCGATGGCAGGGGAAAATAAACGTAAAGGTAGTCCCAGTTGTTTTATTGCTTTCTACTTCTATTGATCCTTCATGATCTTTTATAATTTCATGTACAATAAATAAGCCGAGGCCTATCCCCTTGCCTTGCTGTTTGGTCGTGAAGAAAGGTTTAAAAATATCCTTCAATACATGTTTTTCTATGCCTGCGCCGCTATCCGTTACTTTGCATACAAGCTGGCTTTCGTCTTTATTTAATGTCTCAATGGTAATAACACCGTTTTCATCACCGATAGCATCAATTGCATTCTTTATTATATTTATAAATACCTGGCACAGTCTTGCAGAATTCCCTTTAATAATGCTGCTGGTTGCATTGAATTTTTTATTGATGGAAATCTTTTTTAATTTATACTGATTGTGAAGTATTCTTAAAGTATCTTCTATAGGCGCATGTATTTCTACAAGCTCCTTTACTTCATCTTTCTGTCTTGAAGCTTCAAGCAAGCTTTTAATAATTTCTTTTGTCCTTTTCAATTCATTAAGGGAGAAAGTCAGGTCATCGAGAAGTTCATTTTGACCTTCAAGGTGGTCAATGTAGTATTCAAGGGTGCTCATAACTCCTGCAATGGGGTTGTTAAGCTCGTGGGCAATACCTGCGGCAAGTCGTCCAACCGCAGCAAGACTTTCACTCTGAATAAGGGCTTTTGTCCTCTCGTCGACAAGCTTTTCGAGCGAGTTGGAAAAATCCTGTATTTTTTTATACGAAGCGGCATTGTCAAGGGCAAGGGCTATATGATTTGCAAGGATCGATAATATTTCAGTTTCCTCGCCGGTATAAAGACTCATATCTCCTTTTTCACCCAATAACAGATATGCAGGATGCAATTTGGATGGCACGGGCAGGGACAATCTATAACCCTGTTTCCATAGCTCATCGGCTTCATGAATAAATCGAAAAACCTCGCTTTCTTCTGTCCTTGGAACCATCATAATATTACATCTTTCGAGAGTAAACGTATTCGATAACCTTTCAATAATTGTTTTTTTAATTTTACCGACACTATAAAGCGTTAATATTTCAAAACTAAGATCTTTTATCGCTTTTCTGTTTTTTATGAATTCCTGCTGGAGAAATTGTATGAGAAAATATTGTACCCGTTCCTTGGAAATATAAATTAAAAGAAATGTAAATATCATTGCTGTCAACGATATCAAATCAGTGTTTAATGAATTTCGAAAAAGGTTTTTTAACAGCACTTCCAGGCCGATGAAGAAACCTATTGATATGAGGAGCAGGGTAACAAACACAATGCCCTTATTCAGGAATATCTTCCATTCCATCACATCATGCCGGTAAATTGCATATCCGAGAAGACACATAGGGACAAAGATAAAATTACCGATGGGATATGCCTCGTATCCACCCATAACAGCAACATCAAAATGGTTTACAAAGGCAGCGAGGCCAAAACTTAAAATAATATATTTTATTCTTGTTTTCTTGATTGAAACCTTTTCCTCCTTCAGGTTTTTGAAAAGGAGGTAAAGTGAGAGTACAACGCTTAACGTGCAGAATGTGCCGAATACGTAAAATAACGAGCCTGAAGCAGCAAAAAAACCAAAATAATATCGTATGACACCCGTCAGGTAAAGGGGGTGTTGCGTGAGAGGTATAAGAAAAAATGCGATGATATAAAATATTTTCACAAGAGGCATCCACCCCTTATGTCCTGTGGCCAAAATCGTAAAGTGCAGATAAAGAGGGATAATAAAAACAAGAAAAATATGGTCTATTCTGCTTATCCTGATTGCCAGAGCTTCATCCTGCACAATAGTAAGCAAGGTCTTATCAATGTTAAGCATGCAACCAATAATACATATCAGAGAAAACAACAGATTTATATGCGCATTTTTTGCTTTAAATATTCCCATCAAAAAGAGTATGAGGAGAATTATCGCACTTAGAAGAGGCGGTATGCTGTAAATATTCATCGCTGATATTTTGAAATTACAATAAGTAAAGAAATGGTGCAAGGAAATTCTTTTCCATAAATCAAGCAGGGCTTCTCGATTGAGAAGCCCTGCTTGATTTAACAACAACTATTCACTGCCTTTTCATCCCGGCATCAAAAAGCCTGGAAGCCATGTGGCAAGACCGGGCCATATAAAAAGGAGAATTGCCCCGACTACAAGACTTATCAGAAAAGGATATACACCGGCATAGATCACACTGAAGGGAGTTTTGGTGATATTCTTTACAACAAAGACATTAATTGCCACAGGCGGTATGACAACACCAACCATAACGGTAACGCCGATCATGATGCCGAACCACAGAGGATCATAGCCGAGCTTGATGATTGCGGGGAAGAAGATAGGTGTTGCCAGTATCATGAATGCGAGGTCATCAATAAAAGAACCGCCGATAAGATAAACGAATGTGATAAAGACCATTATAAGCCATGTTGGAAGGGGAAGACCTACGATCCAGTCGGCGGCGATCATGGGTATCCTTGTTACGGCAATAAAGTGTCCGAGCACGGTTGAACCGGCTATGAGCATAAGCACCATGCATGCGGTCCTTATTGATTCTGAGACTGATTTTATATAACCTTTGAAGTTCAGGTCCCTCTTGGCAAAGGTTAAAACAAGCACGAAAAAGGTTCCCACGCTTCCAGCCTCGGTCGGCGTGAAGAATCCCTTGAGAATGCCGGCTATCATCAGGATAAAGATTGCAACAACCCATATAACCTCCGGGAGTGCCTTGAATCTTTCCGCCCAGGTAAACTTTGGCCCCTTGGGCCCAAGAGCAGGATTAATTTTACACCATCCGTAGATAATTACGATAAAAAAGAAGGCAATAAGAAGGCCGGGGCATATGCCTGCAAGGAAGAGCCTTCCAATAGACTGGTCGGAAATAATGCCGAATATGATCAGCGTAACACTCGGCGGCAATAAGATGCCCAGAGTTCCCACAGTTGCAACGATACCTGTCGAAAGTCTTTTGTCATAGTTGTAACGGTCCATTTCAGGAACAGCGACACTGGCAAAGGTTGCAGCAGTTGCCGGAGAAGAACCGCATATTGACTTAAAAGCAGTTGCGCCTGCAACGGTTGCCATGGCAAGACCGCCGGGGATATGCCCTATAAATTTATATGCACAGGTAAAAAGTCTTTTTGCAATACCTGAGTTAAAGGCAACCTGTCCCATTAAAATAAAAAGAGGGATGACGGTAAAACCATATGAATCAAAGACATCGAAAAAATCCTTTGCAAGCAGGTTCATCGAAGCGCTCCAGGAGATGAGGTAGCCAAATCCTATAAAACCTATGAGAATCATGGCAAAGGCCAATTCTATGCCTGTGAGAAACATAATCAGTATAGCGGTTAATCCTATCAGTCCGACAGTTACCTCATTCATATTGTCCTCCGGCGATCTTAACGATATCAGATACAAGTACGAGGCATTGTATAAAACAGCACACGCCCAATCCGAATGCGATAGGATAAAAAGGCATCTGGCGTGTAGTGCTTACTTCTCCTGACTGGTAAAGATCTGATCCGTAAACAAAGAGGTTCCAGCCTATGAGAATAAACAATATGATACCGGTGATGCGCGTGGCAACATTAAACACATTTTGAATTTTATTTGAAAAACTTTTGACAGCAAAATCAACAAAGATATGAGCCCTTATCCACGATGTAATGGGAACAGCAAATCCTATAACAATTGCCCCGCCGAAACCAACTATTTCATATGTGCCTACAATGGGACGGTTGAAAATCCGCAAAAATACATCTGCTACTGTGACAAGCATAATAACTGTCAGCGCACATCCGGAAACAAAGCCCATCCATTTGCTTAGTTTTTCGACAATTCTTAGAAATCCACCCATAAACCCTCCTGATTGATGCTATTTTCCAATACTTATTTTTGTGCAAAAACAGCAGATAAATATTTCCATTTTTGTATACACTTTGTCAAGTGAAAATATTGATCTGCTGCTTTTTATAGCATATTCTGTCGACAGAACATTTATTTGTTATATGCATAACTTATTATACAATACATCTGAATCATAATAACAACAGAAGCGTTTTAAAGAACTGAACGTTGTGCCTTTACACATTCACCAAAAGATGGTAAAAGCTATATACATGAATATGACCTGTGCTATTCTTGCCGGAGGTAACAGCAAAAGAATGGGGAGTGACAAGGCAACCCTCCCTGTCGGGACAAAGCCGCTGATAAACCGGGTATATGATGAAGCAAAAAAGGTTTTTGATGAGATCATTATCATCTCAAATCACCATAAAATCATTGCCGGCCTTGATGTCCCGATATTTAAAGATATTCTCCCTGTACAAAGCCCTATTGTAGGCATTGTATCAGCGCTGTTGTACGCCGATACGCCCTATGTGTTTGTACTTGCATGCGATATGCTCTTTGTCTCTAAAGAATCAATAGAATATATGATAGATGAAGCGCACGGTGAGGACTTAATAATCCCCAGATCGAAAGGAGGCTATGAACCGCTTTATGCGATATATGGCAGATCATGTATCCCCCATCTATTTAAATTGATAGCACAGAACAGTTTAAAAGCCACAGGTGTTTTCCCTTTTCTTTCTGTGAGAGTTTTAGATGAACACCCATATTTTACAAATAATGGTTATTCTGTGTTCACGAATATCAATACAATCGATGATCTGGTAATATTACAAAACCAGGTTAGTACAGTAAACAAAATAAACCCCCGACTAAGGGCAAAAAGCCCTGCCGGATCCAGCATTGACCTGCAAGAGAGGAGCCCTATATGATCATCCAGAGACGTGGAATAATGCACGAGGGACAACAACCGTTAACGGATGAAGGGCAAGAAGAACATCGCTATGCCTCCTGTAATAATGAATTGGTTATCAGCAAGATGCAGAAAGGCGACATTGAAAAAATCCTTGAGATAGAAAAACGTTCTTTTATTACGCCCTGGACAAAAAAAATGCTTAACGAGACATTATCTTCGCCCATATCTATCAGTCTTGTAATTAAGGAAAGCAAACTTTTGCTCGGTTATATCATGTTATATTCTGTGTTGAATGAAGCTCATATATTAAATCTTGCAACAAATCCTGATTACAGGAGAAGAGGATATGCCTCACGACTTATACGGCATACAATTGAATATTGCGAGAAAAGAGATATATCAGAATTCTTCCTTGAGGTAAGAGATAGTAACATCAAAGCTAAAAAGTTGTATAGAATGTTTGGTTTTGAAGTTATTGGAAAAAGAAAAGGGTATTATACAGACACACATGAAGACGCTCTTGTAATGCAGCTTTCATTGCATTAAACAGCATGGAGCATTCAACGTAGATCGTAGACGGTATTTTTACTGCCAGCTAAACGTTTACATGAGGAATTATGGTTGATACAGAAGCACAGATTATAGAAAACAAGAACGTTGTTCTGGACTACTTTCTGCTCAGACTGAAGCCGGCTAAGACTATGGGGAAAATAATGCCCGGTCAATTTGTTATGTTGAAGATACCCGGCAATGAGGTCTTTCTGAGAAGGCCCTTTAGCATATATGATTACGATATGGGCATACTAACAATTATGTATAAGGTCGTAGGGAAGGGGACAGAGCTCTTA encodes:
- a CDS encoding outer membrane protein transport protein, translating into MHIKYKGGAYFYLPSPLSSSSTRAAATFTLPFVAAAGLSKQIGALVLEGDVLYSGWSSMSSYRVSSDNGSTNTFYYKGWRNTPSIAFGANYRLNKYFEIRGGYMFDKSPIPRKTLGPELPDSKRHIYTLGATCRKNSFKASIGYQTTLFNNERSYLPAINGTYRNFAHVGFMSFEYNQ
- a CDS encoding 1-phosphofructokinase family hexose kinase, with amino-acid sequence MIYTITLNPYLDKTIDIEELVYDDVNEIVEEKKHAGGKGIDVSRVIKELGGQSIVLGLIGGYSGLELESRLINEGIICDFTRINNETKTNTTVYQKNKKIQTLLSSSDPDVSSLEIITFFNKIKEIPRGSLVVIIGNAPRFVSDNFYAQLIITLKEKDIKVILDTDHGALKNGISAEPFLIKPNIHEFGRLTENNISSVEEIIEYAKPYKNVVEYIAVSMGAMGVLGISNNVVYHVIPPKIKVGSSIGAGDSLVGGLVFSLSEGKSFKEALVLGVASGTAATLNQGRELCKKEDIDTIKKDVKIKII
- the pal gene encoding peptidoglycan-associated lipoprotein Pal — protein: MKAKSFGLILFVILASLSLGGCGCFMQQIKGETPPPQAPGAKVVAPEVKPVIPVETPQPEAAPAIAMKDVNFDFDKYNIRPGDAEILKQNADWFKAIPGKKVRVEGYCDEKGTIEYNLVLGQKRADSAKSYLVNLGVDANLIETVSYGKEKPLDPGHNEAAWAKNRRAQFLPLK
- a CDS encoding KamA family radical SAM protein encodes the protein MTTLPFIHTVEELSKHLCLDKKTKEEIEKVSISHPFRIPKFYLDLMEKDNPLCPIRKQSVPSKEELTGNGDTDPLNEKKISLTPSFFKRYQNRGVFLASSDCAMYCRFCNRRRLIGKKWDARLHWEETFQYLERDRETHEVIISGGDPFMLSSDELDYILSRLRSIRSIKNTRISTRMPVVYPEGLKQGHFDALKKSSPLWIVIHINHPREVSTDFIETVNRLRDAGNIIISQTVLLRGVNDCPHVLARLFENLVYCGVKPYYLFQLDEVRGAGHFKVKLKKGVEIMRYLRANNSGLAIPQYALDITGGLGKVSVDYKYIKKRRGNKVIVEGLSGKTGIYNDDAKQSICSKCNICKQGLP
- the pgsA gene encoding CDP-diacylglycerol--glycerol-3-phosphate 3-phosphatidyltransferase, whose amino-acid sequence is MKAKDEKASLWTLPNRLSIIRILFVPLIIIFISTEEEELIFAACLLFIIAGITDGLDGYIARKMSMKTKLGLYLDPIADKILVTSVLITLSYYRLVPLWITLILVGREFLINGLRSFYATEGIAIYPSFSGKLKTALQIIGITCILFYSSIYKLDHIIHLLGLIILYASLFFSIYSAVYYIIAIFRMPNKP
- a CDS encoding lytic transglycosylase domain-containing protein; its protein translation is MNLKAIALIIICLVPICGYAGIYGYTDERGVYHFTNIVPVGTKYHVVISEKNTSMLTKSIDNSNYDKIIMYHSKLHGMDPSLIKAVMKAESNFNPFALSNKGAQGLMQLMPDTAKLMKVDDPFNPDDNIQGGTKYLKLLDSIFDGDLELMLAAYNAGPNRVIEHNMKVPPIEETRTFIKKVKQYYGKLKKPDEG
- a CDS encoding ATP-binding protein codes for the protein MNIYSIPPLLSAIILLILFLMGIFKAKNAHINLLFSLICIIGCMLNIDKTLLTIVQDEALAIRISRIDHIFLVFIIPLYLHFTILATGHKGWMPLVKIFYIIAFFLIPLTQHPLYLTGVIRYYFGFFAASGSLFYVFGTFCTLSVVLSLYLLFKNLKEEKVSIKKTRIKYIILSFGLAAFVNHFDVAVMGGYEAYPIGNFIFVPMCLLGYAIYRHDVMEWKIFLNKGIVFVTLLLISIGFFIGLEVLLKNLFRNSLNTDLISLTAMIFTFLLIYISKERVQYFLIQFLQQEFIKNRKAIKDLSFEILTLYSVGKIKKTIIERLSNTFTLERCNIMMVPRTEESEVFRFIHEADELWKQGYRLSLPVPSKLHPAYLLLGEKGDMSLYTGEETEILSILANHIALALDNAASYKKIQDFSNSLEKLVDERTKALIQSESLAAVGRLAAGIAHELNNPIAGVMSTLEYYIDHLEGQNELLDDLTFSLNELKRTKEIIKSLLEASRQKDEVKELVEIHAPIEDTLRILHNQYKLKKISINKKFNATSSIIKGNSARLCQVFINIIKNAIDAIGDENGVITIETLNKDESQLVCKVTDSGAGIEKHVLKDIFKPFFTTKQQGKGIGLGLFIVHEIIKDHEGSIEVESNKTTGTTFTFIFPCHR
- a CDS encoding TRAP transporter large permease — encoded protein: MNEVTVGLIGLTAILIMFLTGIELAFAMILIGFIGFGYLISWSASMNLLAKDFFDVFDSYGFTVIPLFILMGQVAFNSGIAKRLFTCAYKFIGHIPGGLAMATVAGATAFKSICGSSPATAATFASVAVPEMDRYNYDKRLSTGIVATVGTLGILLPPSVTLIIFGIISDQSIGRLFLAGICPGLLIAFFFIVIIYGWCKINPALGPKGPKFTWAERFKALPEVIWVVAIFILMIAGILKGFFTPTEAGSVGTFFVLVLTFAKRDLNFKGYIKSVSESIRTACMVLMLIAGSTVLGHFIAVTRIPMIAADWIVGLPLPTWLIMVFITFVYLIGGSFIDDLAFMILATPIFFPAIIKLGYDPLWFGIMIGVTVMVGVVIPPVAINVFVVKNITKTPFSVIYAGVYPFLISLVVGAILLFIWPGLATWLPGFLMPG
- a CDS encoding TRAP transporter small permease, producing the protein MGGFLRIVEKLSKWMGFVSGCALTVIMLVTVADVFLRIFNRPIVGTYEIVGFGGAIVIGFAVPITSWIRAHIFVDFAVKSFSNKIQNVFNVATRITGIILFILIGWNLFVYGSDLYQSGEVSTTRQMPFYPIAFGLGVCCFIQCLVLVSDIVKIAGGQYE
- a CDS encoding molybdenum cofactor guanylyltransferase, producing MNMTCAILAGGNSKRMGSDKATLPVGTKPLINRVYDEAKKVFDEIIIISNHHKIIAGLDVPIFKDILPVQSPIVGIVSALLYADTPYVFVLACDMLFVSKESIEYMIDEAHGEDLIIPRSKGGYEPLYAIYGRSCIPHLFKLIAQNSLKATGVFPFLSVRVLDEHPYFTNNGYSVFTNINTIDDLVILQNQVSTVNKINPRLRAKSPAGSSIDLQERSPI
- the rimI gene encoding ribosomal protein S18-alanine N-acetyltransferase; amino-acid sequence: MIIQRRGIMHEGQQPLTDEGQEEHRYASCNNELVISKMQKGDIEKILEIEKRSFITPWTKKMLNETLSSPISISLVIKESKLLLGYIMLYSVLNEAHILNLATNPDYRRRGYASRLIRHTIEYCEKRDISEFFLEVRDSNIKAKKLYRMFGFEVIGKRKGYYTDTHEDALVMQLSLH